The Magnetococcales bacterium genome includes a window with the following:
- a CDS encoding polysaccharide export protein yields the protein MILGACSSFESSPSPDSMVTAHAMPTGQAVAFHSLDAYQNLPLGPGDEIDIRFYRETNLNRSIRIDGAGKINFPLIGDFKVKGLTIAEAEAELTRRLKKYLLEPRVDINVTTFRSRRAFVVGEVESPGPLSLDRPIQVWEAVHMSGGFSVEANQENVLMLRREEDSLKASVVNLDASSFKGGVENIPEAMATQLQFVEHGDILYVPPKAIVSFGRFMGQLNAIVNPIYTIEKGILIGPDVEDILLGNRGGGGGGGAPAL from the coding sequence ATGATTCTTGGTGCCTGCTCCTCTTTTGAGTCGAGCCCGTCTCCAGATTCCATGGTGACTGCTCATGCCATGCCTACCGGTCAGGCGGTCGCCTTCCACAGCCTCGACGCCTATCAAAACCTGCCCCTGGGTCCCGGGGACGAAATCGATATCCGATTTTATCGGGAAACCAATCTCAACCGCTCCATCCGCATCGATGGTGCAGGCAAGATCAACTTTCCCCTGATCGGTGATTTCAAGGTGAAGGGGCTGACCATCGCCGAGGCCGAGGCGGAACTCACCAGGCGCTTGAAAAAATATCTTCTGGAACCCCGGGTTGATATCAATGTCACCACCTTTCGCAGCCGACGGGCTTTTGTGGTGGGTGAGGTGGAGTCTCCAGGCCCCCTCTCTCTGGATCGACCGATCCAGGTGTGGGAGGCAGTACACATGTCCGGGGGCTTTTCTGTTGAGGCCAACCAGGAAAATGTCCTGATGCTGCGGCGGGAAGAGGACTCCCTCAAGGCTTCAGTGGTCAATCTGGACGCTTCGAGTTTTAAAGGGGGGGTTGAAAATATCCCTGAAGCGATGGCCACACAGCTCCAATTTGTTGAGCATGGGGACATCCTCTATGTCCCCCCCAAAGCCATCGTCTCCTTCGGTCGGTTTATGGGACAGCTGAACGCCATCGTCAATCCTATCTACACCATAGAAAAAGGGATTCTGATCGGGCCTGACGTGGAAGATATTCTGTTGGGCAATCGTGGCGGTGGCGGTGGTGGTGGAGCCCCAGCACTTTAA
- a CDS encoding B12-binding domain-containing radical SAM protein yields the protein MKTTLLAPCPPDISAFGVRMLSAFLKEHGQEVRVIYLPGGVAQFQRDATVRYGYEQRILDQVIELCRDSGLIGISFMSNYLDRAMNLGENLRKALDIPVVVGGIHPTVKPEDCLEFADLVCVGEGEDALLELIERLEKGESYDDVQNFWMKKEDGRIIRNPSRPLREDLDSLPFFDFGMEEHYIFDNFTNDVVPVTDEIMTRVLPMEPHLVGTFSDAYDRTRSYKTLSSRGCPHKCSFCTENSLNEMYSPQRYFRRRTVNHIIDELVEVKEKMPYVESFYLFDDTFLARPTREIKEFAEAYQKRVAIPFHVQVSPSTVNEEKIEALVDAGMVFVEMGVQTISEAGTASYNRKVSKEKITKAANIIYKFRDKLHTPCFHVILDNPWESPQDVAETIRFLTTLPPFWLQRSTLTYFPGIHLYDRAKAEGIIKTEEDEWREIYAKPFHAPESTYVNFLMYLMGFPGFPRPFMRFLASETMVRLLHKNWNKWLFSLMFRCGEGMILVSKGFNSLLRGDLYRIRRYFVRVT from the coding sequence ATGAAAACCACACTCCTAGCCCCTTGCCCTCCCGATATTTCCGCCTTCGGAGTCCGCATGCTTTCGGCTTTTCTCAAAGAACACGGACAGGAAGTCCGGGTGATCTACCTCCCCGGTGGGGTGGCCCAGTTTCAGCGGGACGCCACGGTTCGTTATGGCTATGAGCAGCGCATTCTCGACCAGGTGATCGAGCTGTGTCGGGATTCGGGACTGATTGGTATCTCCTTCATGAGCAACTATCTGGATCGGGCCATGAATCTGGGAGAAAACCTCCGCAAGGCTCTGGATATTCCGGTGGTGGTGGGGGGGATTCATCCCACGGTCAAACCAGAGGATTGCCTGGAGTTTGCCGATCTGGTCTGCGTGGGGGAGGGTGAGGATGCCCTTCTGGAGCTGATCGAGCGGCTTGAAAAAGGGGAGTCCTATGACGATGTGCAAAATTTTTGGATGAAAAAAGAGGATGGCCGCATCATCCGCAACCCCTCCCGGCCCCTGCGGGAAGACCTGGATTCTCTGCCTTTTTTCGACTTCGGCATGGAAGAGCACTATATTTTTGATAACTTTACCAACGATGTGGTCCCGGTCACCGATGAAATCATGACCCGGGTGCTGCCCATGGAGCCCCACCTGGTGGGCACCTTCAGCGACGCCTATGATCGGACTCGCTCCTACAAGACCCTCTCTTCCCGGGGCTGCCCCCACAAGTGCAGCTTTTGCACCGAAAACTCCTTGAACGAAATGTACTCCCCCCAGCGCTATTTTCGCAGGCGTACGGTGAATCACATCATCGACGAGCTGGTTGAAGTGAAAGAAAAGATGCCCTATGTGGAGAGTTTTTATCTCTTCGACGACACCTTTTTGGCCCGCCCCACCCGGGAGATCAAGGAGTTTGCCGAGGCGTATCAAAAGCGGGTGGCCATTCCCTTTCACGTGCAGGTGAGCCCCTCCACGGTCAACGAAGAAAAAATTGAGGCTCTGGTGGATGCGGGGATGGTGTTTGTGGAGATGGGGGTGCAGACCATCAGCGAGGCGGGTACGGCCTCCTACAACCGCAAGGTATCGAAGGAAAAGATCACCAAAGCGGCCAATATTATCTATAAATTCAGGGATAAACTCCATACGCCCTGTTTTCACGTCATTCTCGACAATCCTTGGGAATCTCCCCAGGATGTGGCTGAAACCATCCGGTTTTTGACCACGCTGCCTCCTTTTTGGTTGCAGCGCAGCACACTGACCTATTTTCCCGGCATTCATCTCTACGACCGGGCCAAGGCAGAGGGAATCATCAAAACCGAAGAGGACGAATGGCGGGAGATCTATGCCAAGCCGTTCCATGCCCCGGAATCCACCTACGTCAACTTTCTCATGTATCTCATGGGGTTCCCTGGCTTTCCCAGACCTTTCATGCGTTTTCTCGCCTCTGAAACCATGGTGCGCCTGCTCCATAAAAATTGGAACAAATGGCTCTTCAGCCTGATGTTCCGTTGTGGTGAGGGCATGATTCTGGTTTCCAAAGGGTTTAACTCCTTGTTGCGGGGAGACCTTTATCGTATTCGGCGCTATTTTGTCCGGGTGACCTGA
- a CDS encoding 2-dehydropantoate 2-reductase, whose amino-acid sequence MNSIPVFPDTVKILCVGVGAVGGFYGARLAAAGAEVSVVCRSDHDTVKRQGIAIDSIDGDFHFTPHAVFGQVPKPVQPMDYILVGLKVLPEISVSDIIRPAVGPNTAIVLLQNGVEIEESVAKAFPKNEIISGLAFICVNRTAPGHIRHLCYGRLTLGLYPQGRSDKVDQLGRLFEKSRTPCHISENVVTDRWQKLVWNAPFNPISMLVGANTREILEVAETANLVEKVMEEVCRVAAAAGHPLPPGIVKKNLDDTYRMAPYLTSMLLDRQAGRPMEVEAILGNAVRAADRCGLQAPYMETLYGILKLVVGQSAPRETWERGVLTIQEGGG is encoded by the coding sequence ATGAACAGTATCCCTGTGTTCCCTGATACCGTCAAAATCCTCTGTGTGGGTGTTGGTGCCGTGGGAGGATTTTATGGAGCCAGACTCGCTGCGGCCGGGGCAGAGGTTTCCGTCGTCTGCCGATCGGATCATGATACGGTCAAACGCCAGGGAATCGCCATCGATAGCATTGACGGCGACTTTCATTTTACCCCCCACGCAGTTTTTGGACAGGTACCGAAACCGGTTCAGCCAATGGATTATATCCTGGTGGGGCTAAAAGTTCTTCCGGAAATTTCAGTCTCCGACATCATTCGCCCGGCTGTGGGGCCAAATACCGCCATCGTATTGCTGCAAAACGGCGTGGAAATCGAAGAATCGGTCGCCAAGGCCTTCCCGAAAAATGAAATCATCAGCGGGCTGGCCTTCATCTGTGTCAATCGTACCGCCCCAGGCCACATCCGCCATCTCTGCTATGGCCGCCTGACCCTGGGGCTCTATCCCCAAGGCCGCTCTGACAAAGTCGATCAGCTGGGACGACTCTTCGAAAAAAGTCGAACCCCCTGCCACATTTCAGAAAATGTCGTCACAGATCGCTGGCAAAAATTGGTCTGGAACGCCCCCTTCAATCCCATTTCCATGCTGGTAGGGGCGAACACCCGGGAAATTTTGGAGGTAGCGGAAACCGCCAATTTGGTGGAAAAGGTGATGGAAGAGGTGTGCCGGGTGGCCGCAGCGGCAGGACACCCCCTGCCCCCTGGTATCGTGAAAAAAAACCTGGACGACACCTACCGCATGGCCCCCTATCTGACCAGCATGCTGCTGGATCGTCAGGCGGGGCGCCCCATGGAGGTGGAGGCGATTTTGGGCAATGCCGTGAGAGCGGCTGACAGGTGTGGCCTGCAAGCCCCCTACATGGAAACGCTCTATGGGATTTTAAAACTGGTGGTTGGCCAATCGGCCCCCAGAGAAACCTGGGAGAGAGGTGTGCTGACAATTCAAGAGGGTGGTGGGTGA
- a CDS encoding heme NO-binding domain-containing protein: MHGILFLALEDFLQTRVGKNAWPQLLAAAGYKGRVFEPDESYPDEDILNLLELCSRLFRKTKPQTLALFGEHIGPGLVQMGLSMGLVRKEWKTLDLLERLPDIFRELEERNPEMSCPEFRTLRLRHGELALAYLSERRLCALARGIIMGVGKYFDEPILVNELICRHQNAPLCRMSVILDDPDMMKYVDIQREFEFIQSRILEIGFFNQFEGVPITHPGLVLRYDEHEVIIQVHRDQLAAMKMEAKTFLSAPHLPVGLEAHVGEINRSHGTAVLRQVTLANGPVGQRGFTRIAPEKPLPVELEVEGKTYRGGIRNLSAGGLSIFLVGKRQLDERMLFSALICRFLLPIKWLEIGETVELGPKEMILEGNVLDIIPQSVGQLIRVVFAPLTRVQQDWVRGYMKQRREEVLPKLRQLAE, from the coding sequence ATGCATGGCATCCTGTTTCTGGCCTTGGAGGATTTTCTTCAAACCCGGGTAGGTAAAAACGCCTGGCCCCAACTGCTGGCTGCTGCTGGCTACAAAGGGCGGGTTTTCGAGCCTGACGAGAGCTACCCGGATGAGGATATCCTCAATCTTCTGGAGCTTTGTTCCCGCCTGTTTCGCAAAACCAAGCCCCAAACCCTGGCGCTTTTCGGCGAGCATATCGGTCCCGGTCTGGTGCAGATGGGGCTCTCCATGGGGCTGGTCCGCAAGGAGTGGAAAACCCTCGATCTTTTAGAGCGGCTACCGGACATTTTTCGGGAGCTGGAAGAGCGCAATCCGGAAATGAGCTGCCCGGAATTTCGCACCCTCCGACTGCGCCACGGGGAGTTGGCACTGGCTTATCTGTCGGAACGCAGGCTCTGCGCCCTGGCCCGGGGCATCATCATGGGGGTGGGGAAATATTTTGACGAACCCATCCTGGTCAACGAACTCATCTGCCGCCATCAAAATGCTCCCCTGTGCCGCATGTCGGTGATCCTGGACGATCCCGACATGATGAAATATGTCGATATCCAGCGGGAGTTCGAGTTTATTCAGAGTCGGATTCTGGAAATCGGTTTTTTCAACCAGTTCGAAGGGGTGCCCATCACCCATCCGGGGCTGGTGCTGCGCTATGATGAACACGAGGTGATCATCCAGGTCCATCGGGATCAGCTGGCGGCGATGAAAATGGAGGCGAAAACCTTTCTTTCCGCCCCCCACCTGCCCGTCGGTCTGGAAGCCCATGTGGGGGAGATCAACCGCAGCCACGGCACCGCTGTTCTCCGCCAGGTGACCCTCGCCAACGGCCCGGTGGGTCAGCGGGGTTTTACCCGGATAGCACCGGAAAAACCGCTGCCGGTAGAGCTTGAGGTCGAGGGAAAAACCTATCGGGGAGGGATTCGAAATCTATCGGCTGGGGGACTTTCAATCTTTTTGGTGGGAAAACGCCAGTTGGATGAACGGATGCTTTTTTCCGCGCTTATCTGTCGTTTTTTGCTGCCGATCAAATGGCTTGAGATCGGCGAGACGGTGGAGTTGGGGCCCAAGGAGATGATTCTGGAGGGCAATGTCCTGGATATCATCCCTCAGAGTGTCGGCCAGTTGATCAGAGTGGTCTTTGCCCCACTGACCCGGGTCCAGCAGGATTGGGTGAGGGGCTATATGAAGCAAAGACGGGAAGAGGTGCTGCCAAAGTTACGGCAACTGGCAGAGTAG
- a CDS encoding SDR family oxidoreductase has translation MRGYFTKRVAVTGGAGFLGSHLCDRLIRDGHDVICIENFFTGSKENVRHLLDHPRFELLRHDVTFPLYVEVDEIYNLACPASPVHYQADPVQTTKTSVHGAINMLGLAKRVKAKIFQASTSEVYGDPQIHPQPESYWGHVNPIGRRSCYDEGKRCAETLFFDYRRQHNLPIKVARIFNTYGPRMHPDDGRVVSNFIIQALQNQDITIYGDGTQTRSFCYMDDLIDGFVRLMDSPEEVTGPINLGNPREFTIRELAMKVIELTGSQSKLVEKPLPSDDPQQRRPDITQAKEKLGWEPKIPLEEGLKSTIAFFEKVLAASRDR, from the coding sequence ATGCGGGGTTATTTTACCAAGCGAGTGGCAGTGACTGGTGGAGCTGGTTTTTTGGGGTCTCATCTGTGTGATCGCCTGATTCGGGATGGTCACGATGTCATCTGTATCGAAAATTTTTTTACCGGTTCCAAGGAAAATGTCCGGCACCTTCTGGATCATCCCCGTTTTGAATTGTTGCGTCACGATGTGACTTTTCCACTCTATGTGGAGGTGGATGAAATCTACAACCTGGCCTGCCCCGCATCACCGGTTCATTATCAGGCAGATCCCGTGCAGACCACCAAGACCAGCGTCCACGGAGCCATCAATATGCTGGGACTGGCCAAGCGGGTCAAAGCCAAAATTTTTCAGGCCTCCACCAGCGAAGTGTACGGCGACCCGCAGATTCATCCCCAGCCGGAGTCTTATTGGGGCCATGTAAACCCCATCGGCCGTCGCTCCTGCTATGATGAAGGCAAGCGTTGTGCAGAGACGCTTTTCTTTGATTATCGCCGGCAGCACAACCTGCCCATCAAGGTGGCCCGTATCTTCAATACCTACGGCCCTCGCATGCACCCTGACGATGGCCGGGTGGTCTCCAACTTTATTATTCAAGCCCTGCAAAACCAGGACATTACCATCTATGGGGATGGCACCCAAACCCGTTCGTTTTGCTATATGGACGACCTGATCGACGGGTTCGTCCGTTTGATGGACTCCCCGGAGGAGGTTACCGGCCCGATCAATCTGGGTAACCCGAGGGAATTTACGATTCGTGAGCTGGCCATGAAGGTTATTGAGCTGACCGGCTCCCAATCAAAGCTGGTGGAAAAACCGCTCCCTTCGGATGATCCCCAACAGCGGCGTCCCGACATCACCCAAGCCAAGGAAAAACTGGGCTGGGAGCCCAAGATTCCCCTGGAAGAGGGCTTGAAATCCACCATCGCCTTTTTTGAAAAAGTGCTGGCTGCCTCTCGGGATCGATAA